The stretch of DNA GAGCGATCACCGGCGAGCGGGTGCGAATCATTCAAAAGCAAATCGAGAATCAGATCAGCCAGAACGACGTTAATTTGGTGGTTGTCTGGGTAGACAGCGACGGCGGTTCATACGACGACAGCATGCAGTTGGCCAATTACCTGGCCGATCGCGATCCCGCCAAGGTTCGCACTGTGGCCTATATTCCCGATCAAGCGCGGGCCGATGCGGCATTGATCACGCTGGCGTGCGACCAGATCGTGATGCGCCCAGAGGCCACCATCGGAGGCATGGGCAACGCCGAACTCAATCCCAACGATGCGGCGGCAGCCATTATGCCGCTGCAACAGTTGGTCAAGAAGAGCAAATCGCGAAACTGGTCGCTTCCAGCGGCCATGATCGACAAGGATCTGAAAGTCTATGAGTACCGGCAGCCCAGCACGGGTCTAGTGGCGTACTTTTGTGAACAAGAGTTGAAAGAGCAGCCCGATCCCGAATCTTGGAAGCAGGGCGCGTTGGTAAGCAAATCCAACGGGCCGCTGTCGCTATCGGGGCGCGACGCGGAAGCGAAGGGCATCGCGTGGAAACTGGTGCAGGATTTCAACCAGTTCAAACATGTTTACGGCTTGCAAGGGAACTTAGCGCTGGTCGAGCCGGGCTGGGCCGACTACTTGATTCAGGTACTCGCCTCGGGCGAAGCGAGGGTCTTTTTGTTGATTCTGGGGTTTGCCGGGTTGTATTTAGAAGTCAACACGCCGGGCATCGGGCTGGGAAGCTTTATCGCGCTGGTTGCATTCCTGCTCTATTTCTGGGCCCAGTATCTTCAAGGAACGGCGAACGCGTTGGAGATCATGTTGTTTCTGGCCGGCGTGCTGTGTCTGGCCATCGAACTGTTGGTGCTGCCGGGGTTTGGCGTGTTTGGGCTTGGCGGCGGGGTCTTGATGATCGTTTCGCTGGTGCTAGCGAGCCAGACTTTTGTGATTCCAGGCAATGCCTATCAATTGGCTCAGATGCGGAACTCGATGCTCGTGCTTGGCGGCTCCGCGGTGGGCATTGTCGCGGTGGCGATGGCTGCGCGGCGGTTTTTGCCGCACACGCCAGGATTGAACCGCATGCTGCTAGCGCCGCTATCGGGTGCAGAACTCGAAGCGCTTTCGCTGCGCGAGTCGTTGGCGGATTTTCGACACTTGCTGGGAAAGCACGGCATTGCCGCCACGCGTCTGGTGCTTTCAGGGAAGGCTAAAATCGGTAGCGAATTAGTCGACGTCATCGCTGACGGCGCGCCGATCGACCGCGGCGCAGCGGTCGAGGTGGTCGAAGTCACGGGAAGTCGCGTGGTGGTGCGGGAGATTCAAGAGGAGGGTCGCGGGGCAAAAAATTAGAGGCGAGACACCGAAACAGGTGTTATTGAATCTCTCGCCCCTCGATCCTCGCCCCGATCCTTGACTAGAATGGCCGCATGTCCCCGATTCTTTGGCCCACTCTGTTGCTGCTTTTTGGCCTGCTGCTGGTCATGGCCGAAATCTTTATTCCCACTGGGGGTATCCTAGGGTTTCTGTCGTTCTCATCAATCGTCGCGGCGATCGTCATGGCATTTAACCAGGGCGGTTCGGCGACGGGCTTGATGTTTCTGGTGATTGCCTGCGTCGCGGTCCCGTCGGCCATTGCCGTCGGCTTCCGTCTGTTGCCGGAAACGCCGATGGGAAAGCGGCTTCTGCCGAGCATCCCAACTGCCGCAGACGTGATGCCGGACGACGAACAGCGCCGTCGCTTGCGCGGGTTGGTCGGCAAACTCGGTCGAGCCAAGTCGAAGATGCTCCCCAGCGGGGCGGTTGAAGTCGATGGGCATGTCGTCGATGCTGTCAGCCAGGGCATGGCGATTGAATCCGGAGAGCCTGTGCGGGTCATCGAAGTCCGCGGCACAATGGTAGTGGTGCAACCTGCCGATGAGCTGCCGGCCGAAGCGCGCGACCCCAATGACGTGTTGTCGCAGCCAATCGAATCGCTGGGGATCGACCCTTTCGAAGAACCACTTGCCTGACTCTCAAAATCAGCGCAATCGGGCAACATTGGCTTGCCGACTGCCGAAGTTCAGGCGTTTCTGGTTGAACGGAGTAGGAAAAAGCCTCGTGATCGAGCCGGATCTCCATCGGCGGGCCATGCGACTGCCGCAGGATGCTCATTGCGGCGCGCTTCCCGCGGGTGCTACATTTGCCTCATGCGGAAAGGCATTGGCGTATCACCGGGCGTGGCCGTAGGAACGGCGTATTGTATTCACGAGATTTTCGTGAACCCCAGCACGCGCCGATTGGCCGATGCCGAGGTGCTGCCCGAATTGGCCCGGTATGAACAAGCCCGCGATGCCACGGCGGCCGATTTGCGGGCGTTGCACGTCAAGGTAAGCAGTCAAGTTGGCGCCGAGCAGGCCGCCATCTTTTCCGCACACGAAGCCATTGTGCATGATCCGGCGTTCACCGAAAAAATCCGCCGCTGGATCGTCGACGAGCGTCAATCGGCGACCGCGGCGCTCAGCGCGGTGCTGAACGAATATACGAGCTTGTTTGCACGCACCAAGGACGAGTATCTGAAAGAGCGGCTGGCCGATCTGCGCGACGTGGTCGTGCGACTCAGCGGCCATTTGTCGGAAGTGCTCATGCCCGACAGCACGCCGTTGCCCGATCCGTTGATTGTCGTGGCCGACGAATTGCTCCCCTCGCAAGTTGTGATGCTGGGCCATCGCGAAGTTCGCGGCATCGCCACGCAAGCGGGCGGTCAGACGAGCCATGCGGCTATTATGGCGCGCAGTCGGGGCATTCCGGCGGTTTCCGGGGTCCGCGGCTTGTTGAAGCAAGTCAAGACCGGCGATACGATCGTGGTCGATGGCCGTGAGGGCCACGTGATCATCAACCCCGACCCAGAAGCGCTGGCCGCCTATCGCAAGCTACAGCGCGAGTTCTTCGATCTGAAGGATCAATTGGCGGCAAATCGCAACCAACCAGCCGTCTCGGCCGACGGCATCGAGGTCGAACTTTTAGCCAACATCAACAACGTGTCCGATGCGCGGGCGGCGGCGGCCATGGGCGCATCCGGCGTGGGGCTGTTTCGCACCGAATATATCTTTCTCACACATCCGGATGTGCCGGACGAGGAGGAGCAGGTCGTCGTTTACCGCCAGACGATCGACGCCAGCCCCCATCGGCGAATCACTTTCCGCACACTCGACTTAGGCGGCGATAAGACAATTCCCTATCTCGGCCACACGCGCGAGGCCAATCCATTTTTGGGCTGGCGCTCGATTCGTCTGTCGTTTGAGCATCCAGAATTCTTTGCCACGCAGATTCGCGCCGTGCTGCGTGCCGCAGCCGGATCGAATCGGCACGTGCGGCTGATGTTTCCGATGATTACGACGCTGGAAGAAATCCGTAAAGTGCGCGGCATGGTCAATCGCGCAACACGGGAATTGAAGCAGCAGGGCATGGCCTACGGCAATGTTCCGATCGGAGTGATGATCGAAGTGCCGGCGGCAGCTGTAATGATCGACTCGCTGCTCGATGTCGTCGATTTTGTCTCGATCGGCTCGAACGATCTGGTGCAGTACCTGATGGCCGCCGACCGCGACAATCCGCGCGTCAGCCACCTGTGTCAGCCGCTCAGCCCAGCAGTGCTGCGCGTGCTGGCGACGACGATCGCCGCCTGCAATCGAGCCGGCAAGCCGATTACCCTGTGCGGCGAAATGGCCGGGCGGCCCCGCGCAGTAGCGGTGCTGTTCGGCATGGGCCTGCGCAGCTTCAGCATGAGTCCAGCGTTTGTCCCGACCATCAAGGAGTTGATTTGCCGCCTGACGAAAGCCAAAGCCGAGCAAATCGTCGAGCAAGCCCTGCGGCTCAAGACGGCGGGTCAAATTATCCGCTACTTGGAAGAGCAAGTTGGCGAGATCGCTCCCAATGTCAAATTGTTGGATACGGCGTAAAAGTCGAAGCATCTGGCGTCCGGCGTCCGGCATCTGGTAGGTTGATGGCTGCTGCCGAATTCACCAGATCACCAAGCGCCAGACCACCAGGCGATCTGCCCCTCATGCTTCGCCAACCGCTCATCAGTATTGAACTCGACGGGCCCGCTTCGCAGGGGCGCGAGCAACACTTTCGTCCGGGCGATGTGTTGGCCGGAGCGTATCAAATCGATGCGGTCGAGGCGGGCGAGATCAAGGCAGTCGAGATTTCCGTGCTGTGGTTCACCGAAGGCAAGGGGGACGAAGACCTGGCGGTGCATTACTTCGAGCGATTGTCGGCCGGCGACCTACCAGAGATGGACTTGAGCGAACTGCGGCGCTTTCAGACCGTGCTGCCGAGAAGCCCGCTCAGCTACGAAGGCGTGCTGGTAAAAATCTGCTGGTGCGTCCGCGTCCGAGCGTTCTTAAATTCGGGCCGCAATTTTGTGTTCGAGAAAGCGTTTCAATTGGGCGACGTGCCTGTGGGCGACGAGGTGCTGGCCGCAACAAGTTCGCGCGGCGGCACCGTCGCAATCGAGTAATTCGACCGTCCGCGTGCTTCGTATGCCCAATCCCTTCTCGACGCGATTTGTTCGCCCGGGCCGCGTGCCGTTTATTTTCTCCCAAGACGTCACGGCCGAATCACTGATCCAGCAACTACAGCGGCAGGCTTGGCGCGGGGCGATCGTCGGTCCGCATGGCAGCGGCAAATCGACGTTGTTGGAAACCTTGATCCCCGCGATCGAGCAGGCCGGTCGACTTGTGCAAAAAGTCGCCCTGCACGATGGCGAGCGGCGGTTGCCAGCCGACTTTGTTAGCCCCAATTCAGCGCGGCAACCGGGCGTCGTCGTCGTCGATGGTTACGAGCAACTTGGCCGCTGGACGCGGTGGAAGCTCAACCTTGTACTCAGTCGAAGCGGTTGGGGGCTGCTGGCCACGACGCATACATTGCCGGTAGGTTTCCGCTTACCCGAATTAATTCGCATCGAGCCGACCTTCGAAGTTTTTCAGCAATTGGTCGAGAGACTGCTAGCATCGCAAGCGTCGCCCCTTAGCCCAGAAGATATCGCGCACGCCTATCAGGACCATCCAGAAAACTTGCGCGAAGCGTTGTTCACGCTCTACGATCTCGTCGAGCGGCAGCGGTCAGGAGCGGCTTCGGTGATCGGGAAACGTAGAGAAATGGAGCAAAGGCCAAACTGAAGTTGGAGTAATACAGATTCCAATAGCTCGTCATTTCCGTTTTGCCTCGAATTAGCGCGATTATGTCGATCCGGTCGAGTGCGGCGAGTCGCCGATTTGCAACGGTTTTCGCCGT from Pirellulales bacterium encodes:
- the ptsP gene encoding phosphoenolpyruvate--protein phosphotransferase — protein: MRKGIGVSPGVAVGTAYCIHEIFVNPSTRRLADAEVLPELARYEQARDATAADLRALHVKVSSQVGAEQAAIFSAHEAIVHDPAFTEKIRRWIVDERQSATAALSAVLNEYTSLFARTKDEYLKERLADLRDVVVRLSGHLSEVLMPDSTPLPDPLIVVADELLPSQVVMLGHREVRGIATQAGGQTSHAAIMARSRGIPAVSGVRGLLKQVKTGDTIVVDGREGHVIINPDPEALAAYRKLQREFFDLKDQLAANRNQPAVSADGIEVELLANINNVSDARAAAAMGASGVGLFRTEYIFLTHPDVPDEEEQVVVYRQTIDASPHRRITFRTLDLGGDKTIPYLGHTREANPFLGWRSIRLSFEHPEFFATQIRAVLRAAAGSNRHVRLMFPMITTLEEIRKVRGMVNRATRELKQQGMAYGNVPIGVMIEVPAAAVMIDSLLDVVDFVSIGSNDLVQYLMAADRDNPRVSHLCQPLSPAVLRVLATTIAACNRAGKPITLCGEMAGRPRAVAVLFGMGLRSFSMSPAFVPTIKELICRLTKAKAEQIVEQALRLKTAGQIIRYLEEQVGEIAPNVKLLDTA